Proteins encoded in a region of the Cytobacillus pseudoceanisediminis genome:
- a CDS encoding FtsW/RodA/SpoVE family cell cycle protein, translated as MFKKILKSYDYTLIIAVALLSVFGLIMVFSASMVTAVQIYDQESDYFYNKQKMHLIICAIVFIIVALFPYKAMQSNKFLVPMVFISLFGLIALFIFGKVAGGAMSWFEIGSRSLQPAEFVKLSVIIYLAAVYAKKQPYINEFNKGVLPPLAYLILAALLVAVQPDFGSAMIIFLVAAAVIFTSGMNFKNIFRLGLFGVILAAPFILLLKDKIFAPYRLGRVEAFRDPFGSEFGYQLSNSYIALGAGGLKGLGLGESIQKLGYLPEAHTDFIMAVIAEELGAFGVGFVILLLGYIVLRGIFISLKCKDAFGSLLAIGISAMIGIQAFINLAGISGVMPLTGVTLPFISYGGSSLLQLSIAMGILVNVSMFVNYEQKYKNKNEQTKPESMELASEKTFSIRK; from the coding sequence ATGTTTAAAAAAATATTAAAATCATATGATTATACCCTGATTATTGCAGTTGCCCTGTTATCTGTTTTTGGACTCATTATGGTATTCAGTGCAAGCATGGTAACAGCGGTGCAGATCTATGATCAGGAAAGCGACTATTTTTATAATAAGCAAAAAATGCATTTAATTATCTGTGCAATTGTTTTTATTATTGTCGCTCTATTTCCTTACAAAGCAATGCAAAGCAATAAATTTCTTGTTCCGATGGTGTTCATTTCGTTATTCGGCCTGATTGCGCTATTTATTTTTGGTAAAGTAGCCGGCGGGGCGATGAGCTGGTTTGAAATCGGAAGCAGAAGCCTTCAGCCTGCAGAATTTGTCAAGCTTTCAGTCATCATATATTTAGCAGCTGTCTATGCAAAAAAGCAGCCCTATATTAATGAGTTTAATAAAGGGGTTCTTCCCCCGCTTGCTTATCTGATTCTAGCTGCTTTGCTTGTTGCAGTTCAGCCTGACTTTGGTTCTGCGATGATTATTTTTCTGGTAGCAGCTGCCGTCATTTTTACTTCAGGCATGAATTTCAAAAACATATTTAGGCTAGGACTATTCGGGGTAATATTAGCTGCGCCTTTTATCCTTCTGTTAAAAGATAAGATTTTCGCACCTTATCGATTGGGCAGGGTCGAAGCATTTAGGGATCCCTTTGGATCAGAATTCGGGTATCAGCTATCGAATTCCTATATTGCCCTTGGTGCAGGCGGATTAAAAGGGCTGGGTCTTGGCGAAAGCATACAAAAGCTTGGTTATCTTCCTGAAGCGCATACAGACTTTATTATGGCTGTAATTGCTGAAGAGCTTGGGGCATTTGGAGTAGGTTTTGTAATTTTGCTTCTCGGGTATATTGTCCTGAGGGGAATCTTTATCAGTTTAAAGTGTAAAGATGCTTTTGGCAGCTTATTGGCTATTGGCATATCAGCTATGATAGGTATTCAGGCATTCATCAATCTTGCAGGGATTTCCGGTGTTATGCCGCTGACAGGTGTCACACTTCCATTTATCAGCTATGGAGGTTCATCTCTGCTTCAGCTTTCGATTGCAATGGGGATTTTAGTCAATGTATCTATGTTTGTAAATTATGAACAAAAATACAAAAATAAAAATGAACAGACAAAACCGGAATCCATGGAACTGGCTTCCGAAAAAACATTTTCCATTCGTAAATAG
- a CDS encoding YlaN family protein has product MASDMIIDHKEKANALLKADAAKILKLIKVQMDNLTMPQCPLYEEVLDTQMFGLSREIDFAVRLGLIEEAEGKAILDELERELSMLHEASVKK; this is encoded by the coding sequence TTGGCTTCTGACATGATTATTGATCACAAAGAAAAAGCAAATGCTCTATTAAAGGCAGATGCTGCTAAAATATTAAAATTAATTAAGGTGCAAATGGATAATCTGACTATGCCTCAATGTCCTCTATATGAAGAGGTTCTTGATACCCAGATGTTTGGCTTATCCAGAGAAATAGATTTTGCTGTCCGTCTTGGATTAATTGAAGAGGCTGAAGGCAAGGCTATTTTAGATGAATTGGAAAGGGAGCTATCCATGCTCCACGAAGCCTCAGTAAAAAAATAA
- a CDS encoding YhcN/YlaJ family sporulation lipoprotein — translation MNRWLLICMTGLLLSGCGMNGNQALDHQEQQNTNTINVKNSTIQEVDRETGQQVSRHLVNLATRVPNVNDATAVVLGRFAIVGVDVNKNLDRSEVGTIKYSVAESLKNDPHGARAIVVADPDINARLREIADDIQNGEPLQGIMNELADIAGRLMPEVPADLVDPKKKNEKNATEDPKKKLDNDQEKQLEQKQEEQSNYHK, via the coding sequence ATGAATAGATGGCTGCTGATATGCATGACAGGATTGCTATTATCAGGGTGCGGTATGAACGGCAATCAGGCGCTAGACCATCAGGAACAGCAAAATACCAACACGATAAATGTTAAAAATAGTACAATACAGGAAGTTGACAGGGAGACTGGACAGCAAGTTTCCAGGCATCTTGTCAATTTGGCTACCAGAGTTCCTAATGTGAATGATGCCACTGCTGTTGTCCTTGGACGTTTTGCTATAGTCGGAGTAGATGTGAACAAAAACCTCGACCGTTCTGAGGTTGGAACAATTAAATATTCAGTTGCCGAAAGCCTCAAAAATGATCCTCATGGTGCAAGAGCAATTGTAGTGGCTGATCCGGATATTAACGCAAGGCTGCGGGAAATAGCTGATGACATCCAAAACGGTGAACCCTTGCAAGGAATCATGAATGAACTGGCAGATATCGCAGGCCGGCTTATGCCTGAAGTTCCAGCCGATTTAGTTGATCCCAAAAAGAAAAATGAGAAAAACGCAACCGAAGATCCAAAGAAAAAGCTCGACAATGATCAGGAAAAACAGCTCGAACAAAAACAGGAAGAACAATCGAATTATCATAAATAA
- a CDS encoding pyridoxamine 5'-phosphate oxidase family protein, with translation MANQVEPKLIKPLYDELQKERFVTLATVDFETGGPNVNAISWVLAKNEETLYFAVDNRSRIVQNINSNNMVVLNIIANESTYSIAGKASVKAEKMEGVPLKLALMEITVKEVRDVMFYGSKITVEPQYDKTYDKDAAARLDKQVMEAMKKA, from the coding sequence ATGGCAAATCAGGTAGAACCGAAATTAATTAAACCATTATATGACGAACTGCAAAAGGAACGTTTTGTTACACTTGCTACTGTTGATTTTGAAACCGGCGGTCCTAATGTCAATGCGATTTCATGGGTTTTGGCAAAAAATGAGGAAACATTGTATTTTGCAGTCGATAACCGTTCCAGGATTGTTCAAAATATAAATAGCAATAACATGGTTGTTCTGAATATTATTGCGAATGAATCTACATATTCCATCGCTGGTAAAGCTTCTGTTAAGGCAGAAAAGATGGAAGGAGTACCTCTTAAGCTTGCCCTTATGGAAATCACTGTGAAAGAAGTCCGTGATGTTATGTTTTACGGGTCTAAGATCACTGTAGAGCCGCAATATGATAAAACATATGATAAAGACGCAGCAGCCCGTTTGGATAAACAGGTTATGGAAGCGATGAAAAAAGCTTAG
- a CDS encoding YlaI family protein produces the protein MRVKCVLCDKIESIENESLQAKRLRNRPIHTYMCKPCETRITEKTQERADTGNFKLYRSKVQEEEW, from the coding sequence ATGCGAGTAAAATGTGTACTTTGTGATAAAATCGAATCAATTGAAAACGAGTCCTTACAGGCTAAACGGCTTCGAAACCGCCCTATTCACACATATATGTGCAAACCATGTGAAACAAGAATTACCGAAAAAACTCAAGAAAGAGCAGATACCGGAAACTTTAAGCTCTACCGAAGCAAAGTCCAGGAGGAAGAATGGTAA